A part of Numenius arquata chromosome 2, bNumArq3.hap1.1, whole genome shotgun sequence genomic DNA contains:
- the TAAR1 gene encoding trace amine-associated receptor 1: MYLGIRKNSTYAASLPGFETSVRMQLCCESLNGSCIRSSWSNSIRVPMYLFMAGVILATVAGNLMVIISISHFKQLHTPTNFLILSMATVDFLLGLLVMPCSMVRSVEHCWYFGELFCKIHTSTDIMLSTASIFHLSFISVDRYYAVCHPLRYKSKINTFVILGMIFVSWTVPAAFAFGMIFLDLNLRGAEEIYNNVRCAGGCLVFFSETSGVVASVASFYIPGFVMLYIYRKIYSVAKRQARSIDAISQKKMGFETKHHISFCRERKAAKTLGIIMGVFLICWSPFFFFTATNPFMNYVIPPVLIDALVWFGYLNSTFNPIVYAFFYMWFRRALKMILFGKVFQQDSSRTHLFLE; the protein is encoded by the coding sequence ATGTACCTTGGAATTAGGAAAAACAGTACCTATGCTGCGTCCCTTCCTGGATTTGAGACCTCAGTAAGGATGCAACTGTGCTGCGAATCCCTAAACGGCTCCTGCATAAGGAGCAGCTGGTCCAACAGTATCCGTGTTCCCATGTACCTCTTCATGGCTGGCGTTATTCTGGCCACGGTGGCCGGAAACTTGATGGTTATCATCTCCATATCGCATTTCAAGCAGCTCCACACGCCTACCAACTTCCTGATACTTTCTATGGCTACGGTGGACTTTCTGCTGGGGCTCCTGGTCATGCCCTGCAGCATGGTGCGCTCCGTCGAGCACTGCTGGTATTTTGGGGAGCTCTTCTGCAAGATCCACACGAGCACGGACATTATGCTGAGCACGGCTTCCATCTTCCACCTTTCCTTCATATCCGTTGACCGCTACTACGCCGTGTGTCACCCTCTGAGATACAAATCGAAGATAAACACTTTCGTTATCCTGGGCATGATATTTGTAAGCTGGACGGtccctgctgcttttgcttttgggATGATCTTTCTAGACCTAAACCTGCGAGGGGCAGAAGAGATTTATAACAACGTCCGCTGTGCGGGAGGATGCCTTGTCTTTTTTAGTGAAACTTCAGGCGTTGTGGCCTCCGTAGCGTCTTTTTACATCCCTGGATTTGTTATGCTGTACATCTATAGGAAAATATACTCTGTAGCCAAGAGGCAGGCGAGATCCATTGATGCAATCAGCCAAAAAAAGATGGGATTTGAAACGAAGCACCACATTTCAttctgcagagaaaggaaagctgcCAAGACATTAGGCATCATAATGGGAGTATTTCTCATTTGCTGGAGTCCGTTCTTCTTCTTCACAGCAACCAACCCATTTATGAACTATGTCATACCCCCCGTTCTCATTgatgctttggtttggtttgggtattTAAATTCTACATTTAACCCAattgtttatgcatttttttacatGTGGTTTCGCAGGGCATTAAAGATGATTCTGTTTGGAAAAGTTTTTCAGCAGGACTCTTCCAGGACTCATTTGTTTTTAGAGTAA